In 'Nostoc azollae' 0708, the following are encoded in one genomic region:
- a CDS encoding 2Fe-2S iron-sulfur cluster-binding protein — protein sequence MVQTHTIRVRDRATGVSYTLQVPEDRYILHTAEHNGVDLPFSCRNGACTTCAVRVLSGEIYQPEAIGLSPELRRQGYALLCVSYARSDLEVETQDEDEVYELQFGRFFGKGKVKAGLPLDED from the coding sequence ATGGTTCAGACTCACACAATCAGAGTTCGCGATCGCGCTACTGGTGTATCATACACCTTACAAGTTCCAGAAGACCGCTATATCCTGCATACAGCCGAACATAATGGTGTGGATCTGCCATTCTCCTGCCGTAATGGGGCTTGTACCACTTGCGCTGTCAGGGTCCTGTCAGGAGAAATTTACCAACCAGAAGCCATTGGACTATCGCCAGAGTTGCGCCGTCAGGGTTACGCCTTGTTATGTGTGAGTTATGCTCGTTCTGACTTGGAAGTAGAGACACAAGACGAAGATGAAGTTTATGAACTCCAGTTTGGGCGCTTTTTTGGTAAGGGCAAAGTCAAAGCGGGTTTACCCTTAGATGAAGATTAG